A single genomic interval of Nitrospirota bacterium harbors:
- a CDS encoding NifU family protein, with translation METVIETEKVEQALDTIRPALARDGGNILLVGVEGGKVKVKLVGSCQGCPSSGYTLRLGVERRLKELIPGIQEIIHV, from the coding sequence ATGGAAACAGTCATAGAAACGGAAAAGGTTGAACAAGCATTGGATACCATCCGTCCGGCCCTTGCAAGAGACGGCGGAAACATTTTGTTGGTCGGCGTGGAAGGCGGAAAAGTTAAAGTGAAGCTGGTGGGGTCCTGTCAGGGTTGCCCCAGTTCAGGCTATACCTTGCGCTTAGGGGTTGAAAGACGGCTGAAGGAACTGATCCCGGGTATCCAGGAAATCATCCACGTATAA
- a CDS encoding homoserine kinase yields MKEITVFAPASVGNIGPGFDTLGMAVKKIGDTVHARKNNLKKVQILEITGDGGKLPLAADKNTAGIAAKKALKKMGITDGIDLTIHKNIPGNGLGSSAASAVAGAVAANLLFGGRLSQDEILHLSTEAESYVSGGIFMDNIGASLYGGVILTRPSEKKVLKVGLLRGISVILATPDFPLMTKTARKILPKKIEMGKMIANMSNSCAMVMAVCKKDSVLFGEAITDVVVEPVRSRLIPGFYEVKKAALKAGATGCSISGAGSTMFAVTHENDRADLIGIAMKKAFEKNGAECIITVTKIDGEGAREMKRS; encoded by the coding sequence ATGAAAGAAATTACGGTGTTTGCCCCGGCCTCTGTCGGGAATATCGGTCCGGGTTTTGATACTTTGGGGATGGCGGTCAAAAAAATTGGTGATACGGTTCACGCAAGAAAAAATAATCTTAAGAAAGTTCAAATTCTGGAGATTACGGGAGATGGTGGAAAACTCCCCTTAGCGGCAGATAAAAACACCGCCGGAATTGCCGCAAAAAAGGCGCTTAAGAAAATGGGGATCACTGATGGGATTGATCTGACGATTCATAAAAATATACCGGGGAACGGATTGGGAAGCAGCGCGGCCAGCGCGGTAGCCGGGGCTGTTGCAGCCAATCTTCTCTTTGGCGGCCGTTTAAGCCAGGACGAGATTCTTCATCTTTCGACGGAAGCGGAGAGTTACGTAAGTGGCGGAATTTTCATGGATAATATCGGGGCATCCTTGTATGGGGGGGTGATTTTAACCCGGCCTTCTGAAAAAAAGGTCTTAAAGGTTGGCCTGTTGAGGGGAATCAGCGTGATCCTTGCTACTCCTGATTTTCCTCTGATGACCAAAACGGCGAGGAAAATTCTTCCCAAAAAAATTGAAATGGGGAAAATGATTGCCAATATGTCCAATTCCTGTGCCATGGTGATGGCGGTTTGCAAAAAAGATTCCGTTCTTTTTGGAGAGGCGATAACCGATGTAGTGGTGGAGCCGGTTAGGTCCCGTTTAATTCCCGGTTTTTATGAGGTCAAAAAAGCGGCTTTAAAAGCCGGGGCGACCGGATGTTCTATCAGCGGGGCAGGTTCGACGATGTTTGCCGTAACCCATGAGAACGACCGGGCTGACCTGATTGGAATTGCCATGAAAAAGGCCTTTGAGAAAAATGGGGCTGAATGTATCATTACCGTTACGAAGATCGATGGAGAAGGGGCGAGGGAAATGAAAAGGTCGTGA
- the mutT gene encoding 8-oxo-dGTP diphosphatase MutT, with product MNKIEVAAAIIEKDEKFLITRRKGESHLGDFWEFPGGKKENEEDLKSCLVREIREELGIEVRIGGEILSLDYDYPDRTIALHFFCCEWKGGDLRAEGCQEFKWVEKTGLNDHEFPPANASILAFLQNQKS from the coding sequence GTGAACAAGATCGAAGTGGCCGCCGCTATCATTGAAAAAGACGAAAAATTTCTGATTACCCGGAGAAAGGGTGAAAGCCATCTGGGAGATTTTTGGGAATTTCCCGGCGGAAAAAAGGAAAACGAGGAAGATTTAAAGTCATGTCTTGTTCGTGAAATCCGTGAAGAGCTGGGGATCGAAGTCCGGATCGGAGGCGAAATTCTCTCCCTTGACTATGATTATCCCGACCGGACGATTGCCCTCCATTTTTTTTGCTGTGAGTGGAAAGGGGGAGACCTCAGGGCTGAAGGGTGTCAGGAGTTTAAATGGGTCGAAAAGACCGGCTTAAATGATCATGAATTTCCGCCCGCCAACGCGTCAATCCTTGCCTTTCTACAGAATCAAAAGAGTTAA
- a CDS encoding type II toxin-antitoxin system prevent-host-death family antitoxin, with the protein MTKYFKMCPLVGTLENGVKGMITAGIKEARQHLTEFLSKVQKGEEIIISRRKEPIAVIKPIRKKLKKKLESHKALRKIISAKGKPLSDMVSEYRSDGSAHAG; encoded by the coding sequence TTGACAAAATATTTTAAAATGTGTCCACTGGTAGGCACATTAGAGAATGGAGTTAAAGGAATGATTACTGCTGGAATAAAAGAAGCCCGCCAACACCTTACAGAATTTCTTTCAAAAGTCCAAAAAGGAGAAGAGATCATCATCTCCAGGAGGAAAGAGCCTATTGCGGTGATTAAACCCATCAGGAAAAAGTTAAAAAAGAAACTGGAGAGCCATAAAGCTTTAAGAAAAATCATTTCTGCAAAAGGGAAACCATTATCAGACATGGTTTCTGAATACAGGTCAGATGGAAGTGCTCACGCTGGATGA
- a CDS encoding type II toxin-antitoxin system PemK/MazF family toxin has translation MTRGNIYLVDFEPSKGSEIRKKRPALIISCNESNKYLRTVTVIPFSSKTERIFSFEVLVKKDASGLDVDSKLKVTQIRTVDKGRLTKYIGSVNDFILSEVEKAVKLHLGID, from the coding sequence ATGACCCGGGGGAACATCTATCTGGTAGACTTTGAACCTTCAAAAGGATCCGAAATCCGAAAGAAACGTCCCGCCCTGATCATTTCTTGTAACGAATCTAACAAATACTTGCGAACGGTAACTGTCATTCCTTTTTCTTCCAAGACGGAAAGGATATTTTCATTCGAAGTGTTGGTAAAAAAGGATGCTAGCGGGCTAGACGTCGATTCCAAGTTAAAGGTCACCCAAATCCGAACCGTGGACAAAGGGAGGCTGACGAAATATATCGGATCGGTTAATGACTTCATTTTAAGCGAGGTGGAAAAAGCGGTAAAACTTCACCTGGGAATAGATTAA
- the polX gene encoding DNA polymerase/3'-5' exonuclease PolX: MSIKQDLGDLLNDIATYLELKGENPFKIRAYQNASRTLSLLEGDIKEMVLSGELKKQKGIGEAIFETIHEFVATEKSTLLGELKNSTPPGLLEMLNVPGLGPKKIKTIYEKLGISTLGELEYACHENRLLSLDGFGPKSQDNILKGIEQLKKGKDYFHFDKALKEAENVLSHLKEKGLFKELEIAGSLRRKKEVVKDIDIVGSSDAPVDAMIFFVHLSEVDRVIGHGETKSTVLLKSGIQVDLRIVESGEFPFAFQHFTGSKEHNTVLRGIAKDLGFKLNEYGLFKGDHRVSCKSEKEIFGHLGFDYIPPELREDRGEFEAAKNKKLPRLIDSGDIKGIFHVHTTYSDGKNSLNEMIQEAKRLGYQYVGISDHSQSAFYAHGLKETQIKEQHDEIDKLQKKNPEIKIFKGIEADILEDGALDYPEEILASFDFVIGSIHSRFKMNEEEMTRRLLHAMENPYLTILGHLTGRLLLSRPPYAFNLDAILEGARKHHIIIELNANPHRFDIDWRDCKKLKEKGLQVSINPDAHAVDNIKFTEYGVGIARKGWLTAREVFNTLPVQEMEKALKAKKSSDLRS; the protein is encoded by the coding sequence ATGAGCATTAAACAAGACCTCGGCGATTTGTTAAATGACATCGCCACCTATCTCGAATTAAAAGGCGAAAATCCGTTCAAAATCAGGGCCTATCAGAATGCGTCCCGAACCCTCTCCTTATTAGAGGGGGATATAAAAGAAATGGTTTTATCCGGAGAGCTTAAAAAACAAAAGGGAATCGGGGAGGCCATTTTTGAAACCATTCACGAATTTGTCGCAACCGAAAAATCGACCCTCCTGGGCGAACTCAAGAATTCGACCCCTCCGGGACTTCTCGAGATGCTGAATGTCCCCGGCCTGGGCCCAAAAAAAATTAAAACGATTTACGAAAAATTAGGAATATCAACCCTTGGAGAACTGGAATACGCGTGTCATGAAAACCGATTATTGTCTCTCGATGGTTTTGGGCCAAAAAGTCAGGACAATATTCTCAAAGGAATCGAACAACTGAAAAAAGGAAAAGACTATTTTCATTTTGATAAGGCCTTAAAAGAAGCGGAAAACGTTTTAAGCCATTTAAAAGAAAAAGGTTTATTTAAAGAGTTAGAAATTGCCGGAAGCCTCAGACGCAAGAAAGAGGTGGTCAAGGATATTGATATTGTTGGAAGTTCCGATGCCCCCGTGGACGCCATGATTTTTTTTGTTCATCTGTCCGAAGTGGATCGCGTCATTGGACACGGGGAAACAAAATCAACGGTTCTTTTAAAATCGGGAATTCAGGTCGATTTAAGAATCGTAGAAAGCGGCGAATTCCCTTTTGCCTTCCAACATTTTACGGGAAGCAAGGAACATAATACCGTCTTACGGGGAATCGCAAAAGATTTGGGTTTTAAATTAAATGAATATGGCCTTTTTAAAGGAGACCATCGAGTTTCCTGCAAATCTGAAAAAGAAATTTTCGGTCATCTTGGATTCGACTATATCCCGCCTGAATTGAGAGAAGACCGCGGGGAATTTGAAGCCGCAAAAAATAAAAAATTACCCCGTTTAATTGACTCCGGGGATATCAAGGGAATTTTTCATGTCCATACCACATACAGCGACGGGAAAAATTCTCTAAATGAAATGATTCAAGAGGCCAAGCGCCTGGGTTATCAATATGTGGGAATTTCCGATCATAGTCAATCGGCGTTTTACGCTCACGGGCTTAAAGAGACTCAAATTAAAGAACAACATGACGAAATAGACAAGCTTCAGAAGAAAAATCCTGAAATAAAAATTTTTAAGGGGATTGAAGCCGATATTCTCGAAGACGGCGCCCTCGATTATCCGGAAGAGATTCTCGCTTCCTTTGATTTCGTCATCGGCTCGATTCATAGCCGGTTTAAAATGAATGAAGAGGAGATGACCCGGCGTTTATTACACGCGATGGAAAATCCATATTTAACGATCCTGGGCCATTTAACAGGTCGTTTGCTCCTTTCACGCCCTCCTTATGCCTTTAATCTCGATGCGATTCTGGAGGGGGCCAGGAAACACCATATTATTATAGAACTTAACGCCAATCCGCACCGGTTTGATATCGACTGGAGAGATTGCAAAAAACTTAAAGAAAAAGGACTCCAGGTCAGCATTAACCCCGACGCCCATGCGGTGGACAATATCAAATTTACAGAATATGGCGTGGGAATCGCCCGGAAAGGTTGGCTGACCGCCAGGGAAGTTTTTAATACCCTCCCCGTTCAAGAAATGGAAAAAGCGCTCAAAGCGAAGAAATCTTCAGACCTCCGCTCATAA